Within the Pseudomonas orientalis genome, the region AACTGGGCGCGGGCAAACGCTTCATTGGTGCCGCCCGCCGGTTCGATCACGCGCACCTGGGGCTGGTTGATCTGTTCGATGGTCTGGTAACGCTGCACGTCGGTGCAACGCACCAGCGGGATCTTGCCGTCGACACCCAGCGGCTGGCTGAAGAAGGCTTTTTTCTGGCGCTCCAGTGACACCGAAATCCCGCCTACGGCGATGTCGCAGCGTTGGGCCAGAAAGTCCGGCATCAGGGTTTTCCAGGTGGTGGGCACCCAGGTGATCGTCGCGTTGAGGCTCTTGGCCAGGGACTCGGCCATGGCGATATCAATGCCTTGGTAGCGGCCATCGGCACCCAGTGAGGTGTAAGGCATGTAGTCGCCGGTGGTGCACACTGTCAGCGTGCCACGCTGGATAACCTCGTCCAGGCGTGACGGGCTGGTATCGGCCAGGGCGGTGGTTGCCACGCTCGCCAGTACACACAGGGCTAGAGAAGCTTTCATGCGGTCGAGTCCTTGGGGCAGGTCGGGCAGTCATTATTTCCAGCGCGGGGCAGGGTGGCAAGGTAGCGGATTACCGTGCTGCGGCTTTCGACCTTTTTTTCACGTTGCGGTGGTTAAGCTGCCGATCAAGGTCGTTCACTTCAGCTATATCCACATG harbors:
- a CDS encoding transporter substrate-binding domain-containing protein, coding for MKASLALCVLASVATTALADTSPSRLDEVIQRGTLTVCTTGDYMPYTSLGADGRYQGIDIAMAESLAKSLNATITWVPTTWKTLMPDFLAQRCDIAVGGISVSLERQKKAFFSQPLGVDGKIPLVRCTDVQRYQTIEQINQPQVRVIEPAGGTNEAFARAQLSQAQIRLHDNVSIFDELLAGKADVMITDASEARYQQKQKPGLCAVNPERQMQYSQKAFLLPRDDVAWKSYVDQWLHLSVATGVYDGIVSQWLAAP